One Acidobacteriota bacterium genomic window, GTCGCCTTGTCCGAGGCGGTTCCAGTCGTAGATCAGATCGGACTCTCGCAGCGTCATGGGCCTCTCCCGGTCAGTTCCCCACGATTATAGAACCGCCGCCTTGCCGATGCCCGCAGGCTGCTAGGATCGAGCGCCATGAGCGGCCACCAAGAGCGGCTGCAATCCAATCCGCGACATTCGGTCCAGGAGGTATCCGTGAGAATTCTCGTAGCCCTGTTGATCCTCGCCCTGTTCACCTTCGGCTGCCGCAGCGGCGGCACCACCGACAGCGACGAGGCGCCGGCCAATGTCTCCAACCAGGCGGTTCGCCCGGACCCGGAACCCGCCAAGGAGACGCCCCAGTCTCCGCCGATCCTGGACGCGGAGGAGTGGATCATGGACGACTCCATCGCCACTCCGCCGGAGCTCGCCAAATTCGAGATTCTGGCCAAGGTGAAAAAGAACGACGTCACCTACATCATCTACGAGAAGGAAGGACGCAAGGTCCAGCGCCGCATCCGCGGCCTTGGATCGATGATCGCCGTCGACGAACAGGACGTTCCCTGACGCGCTTGATCGCTCCTACGCCGCCGTACCGCCAGTCGCGGGCCGAGCTTCGGGAAGGTGGCCCTCGCAGCTCAGGGCCAGGGTCGGCCATCGACCGCAGCGGAGCCCCTTGAGCATGCGTCTCTTGTACTGGATTTCGACAGCGCTGGTGGTGCTTTTTCTGCTCGCCAGCGCTCTCACCTATTTTTTCCACCGCGCCACCATCGAGGGCGTTCGAGAGCTTGGTTTCCCGGACTTCTTCCGCCTTCAGCTCGCCGTCCTCAAGCTGGTCGCGGTGGTCGTGCTCCTGCTGCCGATCGTGCCGCTGGTCGCCAAGGACTGGGCCTACGCCGGCACCGCCCTGTTCCTGCTCACCGCGATCGTCGCCCACACGGCACACCGCGACCCGATCACCCTTTCCCTCGTCTCGGTGGTGATGTTTGCCCTGCTGGTGGCGTCGCGGATTTCGCTCCATCGCCTGCTAGCAGGCTGCTGAAAAAGCCGCGTGGCGGCTTCTTCAGCGCCTGCTGTTTATTTCAGGGGGGCTAAAAGGCGCCCCCCTCAGGCGCGCGCGCATGTCGCGCGCCTTCACCCCCGTCCTCGGCGCCTTCGGCGCCGCCTCGCCCGCTGGGCTCGGGGTCCCACGCGGGCCGGAAGCCTTCGGACTCGGACTTTTTCAGCAGCCTGCTGTTTATCTCAGGGGGGCTAAAAG contains:
- a CDS encoding DoxX family protein codes for the protein MRLLYWISTALVVLFLLASALTYFFHRATIEGVRELGFPDFFRLQLAVLKLVAVVVLLLPIVPLVAKDWAYAGTALFLLTAIVAHTAHRDPITLSLVSVVMFALLVASRISLHRLLAGC